Part of the Oceanidesulfovibrio indonesiensis genome is shown below.
AATCCAGGTTCGGTGCTCGCGGGCGAGGCGGCGGATGGTTGTATCGAGATCGGCCTTGATAGCTTCGGAAAGGTAAAACACGGGTTCGAGCATGTCCGTATCACCATCGATGACGCCTTCCTGGCGAGCGATGCGCTCCAGCTCCGTATTGGGGATGATGCGGATGCCGGTCATGAAGATGACGGCTGTGGGGTCCATGGCGGCGATGCGTTCAGCCGTGGCGGCCAGGGTCTGCGGGGTCTCGCCCGGACCGCCCGCCAGGATGGCGTGGCAGAAGGGCAGCTCCGCCTTCGAGCACAGGCTGGAGGCTTCAACCGCATCCGCATGAGTGAAGGATTTACCCATACTCCGCAGCATTGCATCGTCCAGGGTGTCCGTGCCGAACTCCACTCCGACGCACCCGCTCTGGACGAAAAGTTCCACGGCCTCGGCGTCCAGCTTTGGCATGGCGTAGCATGTCCAGCGCAGTTCCAGTTTGCGGTCGATTATTTCCCTGCAGATGGACTTGGCGTTCTCCAGCGGGAAGTTGAACACGCTGTCCACGAAGAATACGTCGCGGCAACCGGCGCGGGTGAGCGCTTCCAGCTCGTCCACCACCTCATCCACCGGCCGCAGCATGGCGCGCGGGCCTTCTATGACCGGGTAGCTGCAGTAGATGCATTTCAGTGGGCAGCCGCGCTTGGTCTGCACGTTGGCCATGCCGCCCAGCTCCAGATAGCGGTCCAGGGGCAGGGACTCGCGCCGGGGCAATGCCGCTGGAAGAGGCATGCGCTCCTCGCGGGTGAAGGTGATGCTCTTGTCGCGGCGGATGAAGAGGTTGGGTACATCGAAGACGGCGTCTTGCGAAGCCGCGTTTTCCAGCGCATGGAGAAGGCTGATGAGCGGCCCCTCGCCGCTGCCCACGATGCCATAATCCGCTCCCAGTTCCTGCATAATGCGCTCCGGATAGAGCGAAAATCCGGAACCGCCCAGGATGACTGGGCAATCGATGGCTTTCGTGAGGCCGCGGCAGATATCCCGGAATTCGGTCAGATAGCTGCGGCTCTGGGGGTAGGCCACGTTGTCCACGTTGCGCAGGGAAAGAGCGATGGCGTCCGGTACAAAGGACAGCGCCAGGGCGTACAGTTCTTCCGGTGCGCCAAAATTGAGGTCGAAGGCTCGGTACTCATGGCCGGCATCGTGCAGCGCGCCGGCCAGGCAGGCGAGGCCCAGCGGGAAGACCGGGTCCGGCAGCAGCTCTTCGTTCAGAGTGACGAGCAGGACGCGCATTTACCCCTCCCTGCCCAGAAGCACCGCGGCGGCGCCGTCTCCGGTTGCGGGCGAGGCGACAAGTACTGTTTCCGGCGTTGCGGCGCGGTCATCGAAGAAC
Proteins encoded:
- a CDS encoding lipid biosynthesis B12-binding/radical SAM protein — protein: MRVLLVTLNEELLPDPVFPLGLACLAGALHDAGHEYRAFDLNFGAPEELYALALSFVPDAIALSLRNVDNVAYPQSRSYLTEFRDICRGLTKAIDCPVILGGSGFSLYPERIMQELGADYGIVGSGEGPLISLLHALENAASQDAVFDVPNLFIRRDKSITFTREERMPLPAALPRRESLPLDRYLELGGMANVQTKRGCPLKCIYCSYPVIEGPRAMLRPVDEVVDELEALTRAGCRDVFFVDSVFNFPLENAKSICREIIDRKLELRWTCYAMPKLDAEAVELFVQSGCVGVEFGTDTLDDAMLRSMGKSFTHADAVEASSLCSKAELPFCHAILAGGPGETPQTLAATAERIAAMDPTAVIFMTGIRIIPNTELERIARQEGVIDGDTDMLEPVFYLSEAIKADLDTTIRRLAREHRTWIFPGHGIRCSPELARRIRRSGSRIPLWLHLDPNRR